A stretch of the uncultured Cohaesibacter sp. genome encodes the following:
- the purL gene encoding phosphoribosylformylglycinamidine synthase subunit PurL, producing the protein MMPNEIQITDELIAAHGLKPTEYEHILELIGRTPTFTELGIFSAMWNEHCSYKSSKKWLRTLPTKGPRVLQGPGENAGVVDIDDGQTVVFKMESHNHPSYIEPYQGAATGVGGILRDVFTMGARPIAAMNALRFGMPDHERTRHVVSGVVAGVGGYGNCFGVPTVGGEVNFDASYNGNCLVNAFAAGLADADKIFLSEAKGVGMPVVYLGAKTGRDGVGGATMASAEFDEDSEEKRPTVQVGDPFSEKRLMEATLELMQTGAVIAIQDMGAAGLTCSAVEMGAKGNLGVDLDLNKVPVREENMTAYEMMLSESQERMLMVLHPEKREAAEAVFRKWELDFAEVGVTTDTLRFRIYHNGAMVADLPIKELGDEAPEYDRPWVETPKLDKLDKASVPAPADLLESLVQMVGSPDLSSRRWVWEQYDTMIQGNTKQRPGGDAGVIRVNGTDKGLAFTVDVTPRYCKADPFEGGKQAVAESWRNLNAVGAEPLATTDNLNFGNPEKPEIMGQFVGCIKGLGAACEALAMPIVSGNVSLYNETTGDAILPTPAIGAVGLLPDISVSVGNAFVAEGDAILLIGGHGTEMGQSLYLRDMLGREEGAPPPVDLALEKQTGDFVRTAIRAGEINAAHDISDGGLGVALAEMAMRSNLGCAVELPAEETHIAFYAEDQARYVVTCTAEAAAILMAKVKDANVQIDQLGQVGGDAFALIGHGQIAVESLKTAHESWFPTFMAGEF; encoded by the coding sequence ATGATGCCGAACGAAATCCAGATCACCGACGAACTGATTGCCGCCCATGGCCTCAAGCCGACTGAATATGAGCATATTCTCGAGCTGATCGGCCGCACACCGACCTTCACCGAGCTGGGCATTTTCTCGGCCATGTGGAACGAGCATTGCTCTTACAAAAGCTCGAAAAAATGGCTTCGCACCCTGCCGACCAAAGGCCCGCGCGTTCTTCAGGGCCCCGGCGAGAATGCCGGCGTGGTCGACATTGATGATGGGCAGACCGTGGTCTTCAAAATGGAAAGCCATAATCACCCCTCCTATATCGAGCCATATCAGGGCGCAGCCACCGGTGTTGGCGGCATTCTGCGCGATGTTTTCACCATGGGTGCCCGCCCGATCGCTGCAATGAATGCCCTGCGCTTTGGCATGCCTGATCATGAGCGCACCCGTCACGTTGTCTCTGGCGTGGTGGCCGGTGTTGGCGGCTATGGCAACTGCTTCGGCGTGCCCACCGTCGGCGGCGAGGTCAATTTCGATGCCTCATACAACGGCAACTGCCTTGTAAACGCCTTTGCGGCGGGTCTGGCCGATGCGGACAAGATCTTCCTGTCAGAAGCCAAGGGCGTCGGCATGCCGGTCGTCTATCTCGGGGCCAAAACCGGTCGCGACGGCGTCGGTGGTGCCACCATGGCGTCCGCCGAATTTGACGAGGACAGCGAAGAGAAGCGTCCAACCGTGCAGGTGGGCGACCCCTTCAGCGAAAAACGCCTGATGGAAGCCACCCTTGAGCTGATGCAGACCGGTGCGGTCATTGCCATTCAGGATATGGGCGCAGCTGGCCTCACCTGTTCGGCCGTTGAAATGGGCGCGAAAGGCAATCTCGGCGTCGATCTGGACCTCAACAAGGTGCCGGTACGCGAAGAGAATATGACCGCCTACGAAATGATGCTGTCCGAATCGCAGGAACGTATGCTGATGGTTCTGCACCCAGAAAAGCGGGAAGCGGCAGAAGCCGTCTTCCGCAAATGGGAGCTGGATTTCGCCGAAGTGGGCGTCACCACCGACACGCTGCGCTTCCGCATCTATCACAATGGCGCAATGGTTGCCGACCTGCCGATTAAGGAACTGGGCGACGAAGCCCCGGAATATGATCGCCCATGGGTCGAGACCCCGAAACTGGACAAGCTCGACAAGGCAAGCGTTCCCGCGCCTGCCGATCTGCTCGAAAGCCTCGTCCAGATGGTTGGCAGCCCGGATCTCTCTTCCCGCCGCTGGGTATGGGAACAATATGACACGATGATTCAGGGCAACACCAAACAGCGCCCTGGTGGCGATGCTGGTGTGATCCGGGTCAATGGCACCGACAAGGGCCTTGCCTTCACTGTTGACGTGACCCCGCGCTATTGCAAGGCCGATCCGTTCGAAGGTGGCAAGCAGGCCGTTGCCGAAAGCTGGCGTAACCTCAATGCCGTTGGCGCAGAGCCACTGGCCACCACCGACAACCTCAATTTCGGCAATCCGGAAAAGCCGGAGATCATGGGCCAGTTTGTCGGATGTATCAAAGGCCTTGGCGCTGCCTGCGAAGCACTCGCCATGCCGATCGTCTCGGGCAACGTCTCGCTTTACAACGAGACCACGGGCGATGCCATCCTGCCGACTCCGGCAATCGGAGCCGTTGGTTTGCTGCCTGATATTTCCGTCTCTGTTGGCAATGCCTTTGTCGCAGAAGGTGACGCGATCCTGCTGATCGGCGGTCATGGAACGGAAATGGGCCAGAGCCTCTATCTGCGCGACATGCTGGGCCGGGAAGAAGGAGCACCTCCGCCCGTTGATCTTGCCCTTGAAAAGCAGACCGGCGACTTTGTGCGCACCGCAATCCGTGCTGGCGAGATCAATGCAGCCCACGACATTTCCGACGGTGGCCTCGGCGTGGCCTTGGCAGAAATGGCCATGCGCTCCAATCTTGGCTGCGCCGTGGAACTGCCTGCAGAAGAGACACATATTGCCTTTTATGCAGAAGATCAGGCCCGCTACGTGGTCACCTGTACAGCAGAAGCGGCTGCCATCCTGATGGCAAAGGTCAAAGACGCCAATGTTCAGATCGATCAGCTCGGTCAGGTCGGCGGCGATGCCTTTGCTCTGATCGGTCATGGCCAGATTGCCGTGGAAAGCCTGAAAACGGCCCACGAAAGCTGGTTCCCGACCTTCATGGCAGGCGAATTCTGA
- the purQ gene encoding phosphoribosylformylglycinamidine synthase subunit PurQ: MKTAILVFPGTNREHDMAAAVRSVSGTDPMMVWHAETEIPQADLIILPGGFSYGDYLRSGAIAARSPIVADLLEKAKKGVRILGVCNGFQILTETGILPGALMRNAGLHFICKETLLRVERADTIFTKAYEANQVVRCPVAHHDGNFFADDETLKTLEGDGRVLFRYCDADGAITPDANINGSLNNIAGIMNARGTILGMMPHPENLIEDLHGGLDGRGLFESLLEKVA; encoded by the coding sequence ATGAAAACTGCGATCCTCGTTTTTCCCGGAACCAACCGTGAGCATGACATGGCAGCCGCCGTGCGCTCCGTGTCCGGAACAGACCCAATGATGGTCTGGCATGCTGAAACCGAAATCCCCCAGGCCGATCTGATCATTCTGCCCGGTGGCTTTTCCTATGGCGACTATCTGCGCTCCGGTGCCATTGCGGCCCGCTCACCCATCGTTGCCGACCTTTTGGAAAAAGCCAAGAAGGGCGTCCGTATCCTCGGCGTCTGCAACGGCTTCCAGATCCTGACAGAGACCGGCATTTTGCCCGGCGCCCTGATGCGCAATGCGGGGCTGCATTTCATCTGCAAGGAAACCCTGCTGCGCGTCGAGCGCGCCGACACCATCTTCACCAAGGCCTATGAGGCCAATCAGGTGGTCCGCTGCCCGGTTGCCCATCATGACGGCAACTTCTTTGCCGATGACGAGACCCTGAAGACGCTCGAAGGCGATGGCCGCGTTCTGTTCCGCTATTGCGATGCTGATGGTGCGATCACCCCGGACGCCAATATCAACGGCTCGCTCAACAACATTGCTGGCATCATGAATGCCCGCGGCACCATCCTTGGCATGATGCCACATCCGGAAAATCTGATCGAAGACCTGCATGGCGGCCTTGATGGCCGTGGCCTGTTTGAAAGCCTGTTGGAGAAGGTGGCATGA
- a CDS encoding phosphoribosylformylglycinamidine synthase-associated small membrane protein codes for MTLNANDKDQTPDDAETAKIDDAQILDQRTEAAKAIRFMAIKAAIFILIPVIASALAVFFLL; via the coding sequence ATGACCCTCAACGCCAACGACAAAGATCAGACGCCCGATGACGCTGAAACAGCCAAGATCGACGACGCGCAGATCCTTGACCAGAGAACAGAAGCGGCAAAAGCCATTCGCTTCATGGCGATCAAGGCAGCGATTTTCATTCTCATCCCCGTCATAGCCTCCGCGCTTGCCGTCTTTTTCCTTTTATAA
- the purS gene encoding phosphoribosylformylglycinamidine synthase subunit PurS, which produces MKARITVTLKNGVLDPQGKAIEGALGALGFDGVDQVRQGKVIDIELAQSDDKAAAEAKLADMCEKLLANTVIENYQIDIL; this is translated from the coding sequence ATGAAAGCACGTATCACCGTTACCCTGAAAAACGGCGTTCTCGACCCTCAGGGCAAAGCGATCGAAGGCGCTCTGGGTGCGCTGGGTTTTGATGGTGTTGACCAGGTTCGTCAGGGCAAGGTGATCGACATCGAACTTGCCCAAAGCGATGACAAGGCTGCAGCTGAAGCCAAACTGGCCGACATGTGCGAAAAGCTGCTCGCCAACACGGTGATCGAGAATTACCAGATCGACATCCTGTAA
- the purC gene encoding phosphoribosylaminoimidazolesuccinocarboxamide synthase: protein MNRRRRIYEGKAKILYEGPEPGTLVAHFKDDATAFNNKKHEVIDGKGVLNNRISEYIFTNLNEIGIQTHFIRRLNMREQLIKECEIIPLEVIVRNVAAGSIAKRLGIEEGTQLPRSVIEFCYKNDALDDPMVSEEHITAFGWASPQEIDDIMALAIRINDYLCGMFRAVGIRLVDFKIECGRYFEGDTMRVILADEISPDSCRLWDIESNDKLDKDRFRRDMGGMLEAYQDVAKRLGIMVNSNPEHKGTGPVLVK, encoded by the coding sequence ATGAATCGTCGTCGCAGGATCTACGAAGGCAAAGCCAAAATTCTTTATGAAGGTCCAGAGCCGGGCACACTGGTCGCCCATTTCAAGGACGATGCGACCGCTTTCAACAACAAGAAGCACGAAGTCATTGATGGCAAGGGTGTTCTGAACAACCGCATCTCTGAATATATCTTCACCAATCTCAATGAGATCGGCATTCAGACCCACTTTATTCGCCGCCTCAACATGCGCGAACAGCTCATCAAGGAATGCGAGATCATTCCCCTTGAAGTCATCGTGCGCAACGTTGCGGCTGGCTCGATTGCCAAGCGTCTCGGCATTGAAGAAGGCACCCAGTTGCCGCGCTCGGTCATTGAGTTCTGCTACAAGAATGACGCCCTCGACGACCCGATGGTGTCCGAGGAACATATCACCGCCTTTGGCTGGGCCAGCCCGCAGGAAATTGATGACATCATGGCACTGGCCATCCGCATCAACGACTATCTGTGCGGCATGTTCCGCGCTGTTGGCATCCGCCTTGTTGATTTCAAGATCGAATGTGGCCGCTATTTTGAAGGCGACACCATGCGGGTCATTCTGGCCGATGAAATTTCGCCCGATTCCTGCCGCCTGTGGGACATTGAATCCAACGACAAGCTGGACAAGGACCGCTTCCGCCGCGATATGGGCGGCATGCTGGAAGCCTATCAGGACGTTGCCAAACGCCTTGGCATCATGGTCAACAGCAATCCTGAACATAAGGGCACCGGCCCGGTTCTGGTCAAGTAG
- a CDS encoding DUF1476 domain-containing protein, with product MTTFDKREDAFEAKFAHDEELRFKATARRNKLLGLWAAEKMGLDEAAAVEYAKEVVRSDFEEPGEEDVYRKIVADFSEAKVDQSEHQIRRTMSELMAVAIEQVKTEA from the coding sequence ATGACGACTTTCGACAAGCGGGAAGATGCATTTGAAGCCAAATTTGCCCATGACGAGGAATTGCGCTTCAAAGCGACAGCTCGCCGAAACAAATTGCTCGGTCTTTGGGCGGCTGAAAAAATGGGCCTCGATGAAGCGGCAGCAGTGGAATATGCCAAGGAAGTGGTGCGCTCTGACTTTGAAGAACCTGGCGAGGAAGATGTCTATCGCAAAATCGTTGCCGACTTCTCGGAAGCCAAGGTGGATCAGTCCGAGCACCAAATTCGCCGTACAATGTCCGAGCTGATGGCTGTGGCGATTGAGCAAGTGAAGACCGAAGCCTGA
- a CDS encoding aldolase/citrate lyase family protein yields the protein MGDNNSLMRHRLMRRTVDAALSKGEPLYFGWCVLASRQSAEILAQGGFEAVLVDMQHGAIGFSDAQEMTGTIAHSGTAPLVRIPVGDFATASRALDFGAQAIIAPMINTKQEAQALVKAVKYTPLGERSYGPLQACRTYGIGNPFDYVADGNDSCFALAMIETREALGNLEDILATDGIDGVFVGPADLSLTLLDGKAVDFDHDVTVAALKRVVNAAKLHGKLAGIYATNPHYAKLFASYGFQLIAVGSEAGFLAQGIEQTMAELALD from the coding sequence ATGGGGGACAACAACAGCTTAATGCGGCACAGGTTAATGCGCCGCACGGTCGATGCAGCGCTCAGCAAGGGCGAGCCGCTCTATTTTGGCTGGTGCGTGTTGGCCAGTCGGCAGTCGGCCGAAATTCTGGCCCAAGGGGGCTTTGAGGCGGTCTTGGTCGATATGCAGCATGGGGCGATTGGCTTCTCGGACGCGCAAGAAATGACCGGGACGATTGCACATAGCGGGACAGCACCGCTTGTCCGCATTCCGGTGGGCGATTTTGCGACCGCTTCCCGGGCATTGGACTTTGGTGCACAAGCTATCATCGCACCGATGATCAACACCAAGCAAGAGGCACAAGCTCTGGTCAAGGCCGTGAAATATACCCCGCTCGGTGAGCGTTCCTATGGGCCGCTTCAGGCCTGCCGAACCTATGGCATTGGCAATCCGTTTGACTATGTGGCCGATGGGAATGACAGCTGTTTTGCTTTGGCGATGATCGAGACCCGTGAGGCGCTTGGCAATCTCGAAGACATTCTGGCAACCGACGGTATCGATGGCGTGTTTGTCGGTCCGGCGGATTTGTCACTGACCTTGCTGGATGGCAAGGCGGTGGATTTTGATCATGATGTGACGGTGGCTGCCCTCAAGCGAGTGGTCAATGCCGCCAAGCTTCATGGCAAATTGGCCGGTATTTATGCCACCAATCCCCACTATGCAAAATTGTTTGCCAGCTATGGGTTCCAGTTGATTGCTGTGGGGTCGGAAGCAGGTTTTCTTGCGCAAGGCATCGAACAAACCATGGCTGAATTGGCACTTGACTGA
- a CDS encoding alpha/beta hydrolase, with protein sequence MKISQTDILLIPGYGDTLPGHWLLRWRDKMPTAREVKQDDVYNPSRDAWMANLMAEIEASTRPVVLVAHSLGCILVAHGEENLKGKIAGAYLVAPSDWDRVGLIDGFDGGDFVPIPKNPLPFPTHVVGSRNDPYCDHERSQELARDWGAHFQDAGEAGHINLESGHGPWPEGMMSFAGFLSKLDD encoded by the coding sequence ATGAAAATTTCCCAAACCGACATTTTGCTGATCCCGGGCTATGGCGACACGTTGCCGGGCCACTGGCTGCTGCGTTGGCGCGACAAGATGCCGACCGCACGCGAAGTCAAACAGGATGATGTTTATAATCCATCCAGAGACGCCTGGATGGCCAATCTGATGGCCGAAATCGAGGCATCCACCCGCCCGGTGGTTCTGGTGGCTCATTCACTCGGTTGCATTCTGGTGGCCCATGGCGAGGAAAATCTCAAAGGCAAAATCGCCGGCGCCTATCTGGTCGCGCCCAGCGATTGGGACCGAGTAGGGTTGATTGACGGGTTTGACGGCGGGGACTTCGTGCCAATCCCGAAAAATCCACTGCCCTTTCCAACCCATGTGGTCGGCAGCCGCAATGATCCCTATTGCGATCATGAGCGCTCGCAGGAACTTGCAAGAGATTGGGGCGCCCATTTTCAGGATGCAGGCGAAGCCGGGCATATCAATCTGGAAAGCGGCCATGGACCATGGCCCGAAGGCATGATGTCCTTTGCAGGTTTCCTGAGCAAACTGGACGATTAG
- the purB gene encoding adenylosuccinate lyase → MIPRYSRPEMVDIWSPETKFRIWFEIEAHACDALAKLGVIPQSAAKTIWEKGGAATFDIDRIDEIERETKHDVIAFLTHLAEIVGDDARFVHQGMTSSDVLDTCFNVQLTRAADLLLADIDALLVALKRRAMEHKDTVCIGRSHGIHAEPVTFGLKMAEAYAEFDRCKTRLLAAREEIATCAISGAVGTFANIDPAVEEHVADAMGLKPEPVSTQVIPRDRHAQFFATLGVIASSIERVATEVRHLQRTEVLEAEEFFSKGQKGSSAMPHKRNPVLTENLTGLARIVRGFALPAMENVALWHERDISHSSVERMIGPDATITLDFALARLTSVIDKLMVYPERMIGNMDRLGGLVHSQRILLALTQAGSSREDAYRLVQRNAMKVWDSYQVSGSAGVDFLTELLADEDVRGYLSEDEIRSRFDLGYHTKNVDVIFKRVFGDSE, encoded by the coding sequence ATGATCCCTCGTTATTCCCGCCCTGAAATGGTCGACATCTGGTCACCAGAAACCAAATTCCGCATCTGGTTTGAAATCGAAGCCCATGCCTGTGACGCTTTGGCGAAACTCGGTGTGATCCCACAGTCAGCAGCCAAAACCATCTGGGAAAAAGGCGGTGCTGCGACATTCGACATCGACCGGATCGATGAAATCGAACGCGAAACCAAGCATGACGTTATTGCCTTTCTGACCCATCTGGCAGAAATCGTTGGCGATGACGCCCGGTTCGTGCATCAGGGCATGACCTCCTCTGACGTGCTCGACACCTGCTTCAACGTCCAGTTGACCCGCGCCGCAGACCTTCTGCTGGCTGACATTGACGCCCTGCTGGTGGCTCTGAAGCGCCGCGCCATGGAGCATAAAGACACCGTCTGCATCGGCCGGTCCCACGGCATCCATGCCGAGCCAGTGACCTTCGGTCTCAAGATGGCCGAAGCCTATGCCGAATTTGACCGCTGCAAGACCCGCTTGCTGGCAGCGCGCGAAGAAATCGCCACCTGCGCCATTTCCGGTGCTGTCGGCACCTTCGCTAACATTGACCCGGCAGTCGAAGAGCATGTGGCCGATGCCATGGGCCTGAAACCCGAGCCCGTCTCCACTCAGGTCATCCCGCGCGACCGTCATGCGCAATTCTTCGCAACGCTGGGCGTCATTGCCTCCTCCATCGAGCGGGTTGCCACCGAAGTGCGCCATTTGCAGCGCACCGAAGTGCTCGAAGCCGAAGAATTCTTCTCCAAGGGCCAAAAAGGCTCCTCTGCCATGCCGCACAAGCGCAACCCTGTGCTGACCGAAAACCTCACAGGTCTTGCCCGCATCGTGCGTGGCTTTGCTCTGCCAGCCATGGAAAATGTCGCCCTGTGGCATGAGCGGGACATCTCCCACTCGTCTGTTGAACGGATGATCGGCCCGGATGCCACAATTACCCTCGACTTTGCCCTGGCCCGCCTGACCAGCGTCATCGACAAGCTGATGGTCTATCCGGAACGGATGATCGGCAACATGGATCGCCTTGGTGGTCTGGTTCATTCCCAGCGCATCCTGCTGGCCCTGACACAGGCTGGCTCGTCGCGCGAAGATGCCTATCGTCTGGTCCAGCGCAACGCCATGAAGGTCTGGGACAGCTATCAGGTTTCCGGTTCCGCTGGCGTTGACTTCCTCACCGAACTGCTGGCCGATGAAGATGTCCGCGGCTATCTTTCGGAAGACGAAATCCGCAGCCGCTTCGACCTTGGTTACCATACCAAGAATGTCGACGTGATTTTCAAGCGCGTCTTCGGCGACAGCGAGTAA
- the rpe gene encoding ribulose-phosphate 3-epimerase yields MARPIQIAPSILASDFARFGEEVKAIDDAGCDWVHVDVMDGHFVPNITFGSHVVKAIRPYTDKVIDTHLMIAPCDPYLEDFATAGSDLITVHAEAGPHLDRSLQAIKALGKKAGVSLNPATPESVIEYVLDRLDLVLLMTVNPGFGGQSLIPSVIDKVRRVKTMIGDRDIDIQIDGGVSVDTAPLVVEAGANVLVAGSAIFKTGSVEGYRDMIARIREAAEKAQK; encoded by the coding sequence ATGGCACGCCCCATTCAGATCGCCCCATCCATTCTCGCCTCCGATTTCGCCCGCTTTGGCGAAGAGGTCAAAGCCATCGACGACGCTGGCTGCGACTGGGTCCACGTTGACGTCATGGACGGTCATTTCGTGCCAAACATCACTTTCGGCTCTCATGTGGTCAAGGCCATCCGTCCCTATACCGACAAGGTTATTGACACCCATCTGATGATCGCCCCGTGCGACCCGTATTTGGAAGATTTCGCCACGGCAGGCTCTGACCTGATCACCGTGCATGCAGAAGCAGGCCCCCATCTTGACCGCTCGTTGCAGGCCATCAAGGCGCTGGGCAAGAAAGCCGGTGTCTCGCTCAACCCAGCCACCCCCGAAAGCGTCATCGAATATGTGCTGGATCGCCTGGATCTTGTGCTTCTCATGACCGTCAATCCCGGTTTTGGTGGCCAGAGCCTCATTCCGTCCGTCATCGACAAGGTCCGCCGCGTCAAGACCATGATTGGCGACCGTGATATCGACATCCAGATCGATGGCGGCGTTTCGGTTGACACAGCCCCGCTCGTCGTGGAAGCCGGTGCCAACGTGCTTGTTGCCGGATCGGCCATCTTCAAGACCGGCTCCGTTGAGGGCTATCGCGATATGATCGCCCGCATCCGCGAAGCGGCTGAAAAGGCGCAAAAGTAA
- a CDS encoding FAD-binding oxidoreductase has translation MNPMNHDVIVLGAGIVGVSTALHLQEGGLKVALVDRREPGEETSHGNAGIIEKDGMVPLTIPSKPTEILKFASNRMIHMHYHPTFMPQLTGWLYRMWLLSNPAGIDRYARGVQPLRQRSADEHAYFAGPAEITNQFRHTGWIHLYHSAKSFAGTVAARGYADEFGVEYDVLDQGGLEALEPDVDFGSDDHGIFWKGCVNVSSPMAVTKAYGQLFVKRGGDFYTGDAQTLEQIGDAWQVQCAHGVLTAPKVVVALGPWSLDLVKPMGYQFPLAVKRGYHQHFESSKGAVLNRPIVDEDVGFLITPTERGIRLTSGIEFANRDARKTPTQIYRAADHARHLFPLGKPVDDEPWMGSRPCFPDSLPLIEKADKHDGLYFNFGHGHMGFATGPVTGRMMADLVLGRKDGLDRTAFSSKRFK, from the coding sequence ATGAATCCGATGAATCATGATGTGATTGTTTTGGGTGCCGGGATTGTGGGCGTGAGTACGGCGTTGCATCTTCAGGAAGGCGGGCTGAAAGTGGCTTTGGTGGATCGTCGGGAGCCGGGCGAGGAAACCTCCCATGGCAATGCCGGGATCATCGAAAAAGACGGCATGGTGCCGCTAACCATTCCCAGCAAGCCGACCGAAATTCTGAAATTTGCCTCCAACCGGATGATCCACATGCATTATCATCCGACCTTTATGCCTCAGCTCACAGGCTGGCTTTATCGCATGTGGCTGTTGTCGAACCCGGCGGGGATTGATCGGTATGCGCGCGGTGTACAGCCCTTGCGGCAACGATCTGCCGATGAGCATGCCTATTTTGCCGGTCCGGCCGAGATTACCAACCAGTTCCGCCATACGGGCTGGATTCACCTCTATCACAGTGCCAAGAGTTTTGCGGGCACGGTTGCCGCGCGCGGCTATGCGGATGAGTTCGGTGTCGAGTATGATGTGTTGGATCAAGGTGGCCTTGAAGCTTTGGAACCGGATGTGGACTTTGGCAGCGATGACCATGGCATCTTTTGGAAAGGCTGTGTCAATGTCAGCTCTCCCATGGCCGTGACAAAGGCCTATGGGCAGTTATTCGTCAAGCGAGGCGGGGACTTTTACACTGGCGACGCCCAGACACTGGAGCAGATTGGCGATGCCTGGCAGGTGCAATGCGCCCATGGGGTACTAACCGCCCCCAAGGTGGTGGTGGCGCTGGGGCCGTGGAGCCTCGATCTGGTCAAGCCAATGGGCTACCAGTTCCCGCTGGCGGTCAAGCGTGGCTATCATCAGCATTTTGAAAGCAGCAAAGGGGCGGTGCTTAATCGGCCGATCGTCGATGAGGATGTAGGCTTTCTGATAACGCCGACCGAGCGCGGCATCCGGCTGACATCAGGGATAGAATTTGCCAATCGCGACGCGCGCAAGACGCCGACGCAGATTTACCGGGCTGCGGATCATGCGCGGCATTTGTTCCCACTTGGCAAACCGGTGGATGACGAACCCTGGATGGGATCGCGGCCCTGTTTTCCCGATTCCCTGCCGCTGATTGAAAAGGCCGACAAGCATGATGGTCTCTATTTCAACTTCGGTCATGGCCATATGGGCTTTGCGACCGGTCCGGTGACCGGCCGGATGATGGCCGATTTGGTGCTGGGCAGAAAGGATGGTCTGGATCGGACCGCTTTTTCCAGCAAGCGCTTCAAGTGA
- a CDS encoding Lrp/AsnC family transcriptional regulator codes for MEKLTLDSGDIRILKVLQNDASLSIAEIAKLAGMSQTPCWRRIKKLKETGVLKQVTAIIDRESVGLGFVSYAFVKLTVPSRKNMEEFDKLVALWPEVVACERITGAVDYLVKVVTEDIKAYDNFLCYKLLNSELVSDVQSRIVVSTVKETASLPLSE; via the coding sequence ATGGAAAAATTGACACTCGATTCTGGTGATATTCGGATACTCAAGGTTTTGCAGAATGATGCCTCCCTATCCATCGCCGAAATCGCCAAGCTTGCCGGCATGTCCCAGACGCCATGCTGGCGCAGAATCAAAAAACTGAAAGAAACCGGCGTCCTCAAGCAGGTGACCGCCATCATCGACCGCGAATCCGTCGGTCTTGGTTTTGTATCCTATGCCTTCGTCAAGCTCACCGTGCCCAGCCGCAAGAATATGGAAGAGTTCGACAAGCTCGTTGCCCTCTGGCCCGAAGTTGTTGCCTGCGAACGCATCACCGGCGCAGTGGACTATCTGGTCAAAGTGGTGACCGAAGACATCAAGGCTTACGACAATTTCCTTTGCTACAAGCTGCTGAATTCAGAGCTCGTCTCAGACGTGCAATCACGCATCGTCGTCTCGACCGTCAAGGAAACCGCGTCTCTGCCGCTCAGTGAGTGA